One Glycine max cultivar Williams 82 chromosome 3, Glycine_max_v4.0, whole genome shotgun sequence DNA window includes the following coding sequences:
- the LOC100808229 gene encoding putative pentatricopeptide repeat-containing protein At4g17915 encodes MPFWAPLKSSLSTKLLNITVSSLCKAKQIPNAETAIVDGIRLGVLPDVVTYNTLIDAYCRFATLDVAYSVLARMHDAGIPPDVVSFNTLISGAVRKSLFSKSLDLFDEMLKRGINPDAWSHNILMNCLFQLGKPDEANRVFKEIVLRDEVHPATYNIMINGLCKNGYVGNALSLFRNLQRHGFVPQVLTYNALINGLCKARRLKDARRVLKEFGETGNEPNAVTYTTVMTCCFRCRLFEEGLEILSEMRSLGFTFDGFAYCTVIAAMIKTGRMQEAEEIVEMMVSSGVRPDLVSYNTLINLYCRQGRLDDALRLLDEIEGEGLECDQYTHTIIVDGLCKAGNFDGAQRHLNYMNSLGFGSNLVAFNCFLDGLGKAGHIDHALRLFEVMEVKDSFTYTIVVHNLCRARRFLCASKVLVSCLKCGYQVLRATQRAVIVGLRSIGYANEARKVKLTIRLAQFVP; translated from the coding sequence ATGCCGTTTTGGGCCCCACTCAAGTCAAGCCTCTCCACCAAGCTCCTCAACATAACCGTCTCCTCTCTCTGCAAAGCGAAGCAAATCCCCAATGCCGAAACGGCAATCGTCGACGGCATACGACTCGGCGTGCTCCCCGACGTGGTCACCTACAACACCCTAATCGATGCGTACTGTCGTTTCGCCACCCTTGATGTCGCTTACTCCGTTCTCGCGCGAATGCACGACGCCGGCATTCCCCCTGACGTTGTTTCATTCAATACCCTAATCTCCGGCGCTGTGAGAAAGTCTCTGTTCTCGAAGTCCCTCGACCTGTTCGACGAAATGCTCAAACGAGGCATCAACCCCGACGCATGGAGCCACAACATTCTAATGAACTGTTTATTCCAATTGGGAAAGCCCGACGAGGCGAATCGCGTTTTTAAAGAAATCGTGCTTCGCGACGAGGTCCACCCCGCTACATACAACATTATGATTAATGGCTTGTGCAAGAACGGTTACGTAGGGAATGCTTTGAGCTTGTTCAGGAATTTGCAGAGGCATGGTTTCGTGCCGCAGGTTTTGACGTACAACGCGCTTATTAACGGGCTCTGCAAGGCGAGGAGGCTGAAGGACGCGAGGAGAGTGCTGAAGGAGTTCGGAGAGACCGGCAACGAGCCCAACGCGGTTACTTATACCACCGTCATGACGTGCTGTTTCCGGTGCCGGTTATTCGAGGAAGGGTTGGAGATTTTGTCGGAGATGAGAAGTTTGGGGTTTACTTTCGACGGATTCGCGTATTGCACGGTGATCGCGGCGATGATCAAGACTGGCCGGATGCAGGAGGCCGAGGAGATTGTTGAGATGATGGTGAGTTCCGGCGTGAGGCCGGATCTTGTGTCGTATAATACTTTGATTAATCTTTATTGCAGGCAGGGGAGGCTTGATGATGCTTTGAGGTTGTTGGATGAGATTGAGGGGGAAGGCTTGGAGTGTGATCAGTATACACATACTATTATTGTTGATGGATTGTGTAAGGCTGGTAATTTTGATGGGGCTCAGAGGCATTTGAATTATATGAATTCGTTGGGTTTTGGATCCAATTTGGTTGCGTTTAATTGTTTTCTCGATGGTTTGGGGAAGGCCGGGCATATTGATCATGCTTTGAGATTGTTTGAGGTGATGGAGGTGAAGGATTCTTTTACTTATACTATAGTGGTGCACAACCTTTGTAGGGCGAGGCGGTTCCTTTGCGCATCCAAGGTTTTGGTTTCATGTTTGAAGTGTGGGTATCAAGTGTTGAGGGCCACTCAGCGGGCGGTTATTGTTGGTCTCCGGAGTATTGGGTATGCAAATGAGGCGAGGAAGGTTAAGTTGACGATCAGATTGGCACAGTTTGTGCCTTGA